In Pseudomonadales bacterium, a single window of DNA contains:
- a CDS encoding DUF1778 domain-containing protein, whose product MRDAAINLRALPEQRDLIDHAASLLGKNRSDFMLEAACDRAQAVVLDQVFFSLDTDKFKQFTAMLDAPPSPNPGLERLMAVKAPWSTSAA is encoded by the coding sequence ATGCGTGACGCCGCCATCAACCTGCGGGCGCTGCCCGAGCAGCGTGATCTGATCGATCACGCCGCCAGTCTGCTTGGCAAGAACCGCTCGGACTTCATGCTCGAAGCGGCTTGCGACCGCGCTCAGGCCGTGGTGCTGGATCAGGTGTTCTTCAGCCTGGACACCGACAAGTTCAAGCAGTTCACCGCCATGCTCGATGCACCTCCCAGCCCGAATCCTGGGCTTGAGCGCCTGATGGCTGTCAAGGCACCCTGGAGCACCAGCGCGGCATGA
- a CDS encoding GNAT family N-acetyltransferase — translation MSLQLSAPAPLTAAHLLAEFGCGEASLDEWLKRRALANQQSGASRTFVIADQDARIYGYYAMAAGAVLHQEATSNVRRNMPDPIPVMVLARLAVDQRAQGIKLGAALLQDAVNRAVAVSHNAGVRALLVHAIDEHAKQFYEHYGFQESPQHPMTLMLRLNSMKA, via the coding sequence ATGAGCTTGCAGCTCAGCGCGCCAGCGCCGCTCACCGCTGCTCACCTTCTGGCCGAATTCGGGTGCGGGGAAGCGAGTCTCGACGAATGGCTGAAACGCCGCGCGTTGGCTAACCAGCAGAGCGGGGCCAGTCGCACCTTCGTCATCGCAGATCAGGATGCTCGCATCTATGGCTACTACGCCATGGCTGCGGGTGCTGTCTTGCACCAGGAGGCAACCAGCAACGTGCGACGCAACATGCCTGACCCCATTCCGGTGATGGTGTTGGCACGGCTGGCCGTCGATCAGCGCGCCCAAGGCATCAAGCTCGGGGCCGCATTGCTGCAAGATGCCGTCAACCGGGCTGTGGCGGTTTCACACAACGCTGGGGTCCGGGCTCTCCTCGTCCATGCCATCGACGAGCACGCCAAGCAGTTCTACGAGCACTACGGTTTTCAGGAATCGCCGCAGCACCCGATGACGCTGATGCTGCGACTGAACTCGATGAAGGCGTAA
- a CDS encoding amidohydrolase: MQHRTAQRSVFLPAFSAVLASLLFIHTGVLAGENAAARSADTLYYNGTVLTMDAATPQASAIAVREGRILAVGDTDALRAAHAGAAMRAIDLGGRTLLPGFIDGHSHFAQAVTLIDWANLSAPPTGHVDSIAALLEALRAHARAHDIAPADWVIGYGYDNEALAEARHITRDDLDAAFPTNPVLVMHVSGHGMVLNSAALQRAGIDANTPTPAGGVIARRTGTNEPNGLLMETAMIPAFTVLPRRSAEQQMEALDRAQQLYASNGYTTVQDGATSSETLALLDTAAERGALWLDVVTLPAVMRADDLDQALAAPFGRYQGRHKRGGIKVISDGSPQGRTAWFTHPMHVPGPGGEAGWSGVAFIPEADYDAILARVLAAGVPLWTHANGDAAIDMVIRAHERAGVRQGDDRRHVVVHSQFVRPDQLDAYQRLGLAASFFSNHAFYWGDVHLRNLGPERADQLSPMRSAHARGIRYSNHSDYSVTPLDPAMMLWTAVNRLTRSGVVLGPEERVPVQRALEALTIDAAWIYREEAEKGTLSVGKRADFTILDRNPLTIDAQRLRELRVVATVKDGRMVWGTLEADGATAAVDH; this comes from the coding sequence ATGCAACACAGGACAGCGCAGCGATCCGTTTTCTTGCCGGCTTTCAGTGCCGTATTGGCCAGCCTGCTGTTCATCCACACCGGCGTGCTTGCCGGGGAGAATGCAGCTGCACGCAGTGCCGATACGCTCTATTACAACGGCACCGTGCTGACCATGGACGCCGCCACACCGCAGGCCAGCGCCATCGCCGTGCGCGAGGGTCGCATCCTCGCGGTCGGCGACACGGATGCGCTGCGTGCGGCGCACGCAGGTGCTGCGATGCGCGCAATCGACCTGGGCGGTCGCACCCTGCTGCCGGGATTCATCGACGGCCACAGCCATTTCGCCCAGGCAGTCACACTGATCGACTGGGCAAATCTGTCGGCACCACCCACCGGCCACGTCGACAGCATTGCGGCGCTGCTCGAGGCGCTGCGCGCGCATGCACGCGCGCACGACATCGCACCCGCTGACTGGGTCATCGGGTACGGCTACGACAACGAGGCGCTCGCCGAGGCACGCCACATCACGCGCGACGATCTCGACGCCGCATTTCCGACCAACCCCGTGCTCGTGATGCACGTGTCCGGTCATGGCATGGTGCTCAACTCGGCTGCACTGCAACGAGCCGGAATCGACGCCAACACGCCGACACCTGCAGGGGGCGTGATCGCGCGCCGCACCGGCACCAACGAGCCAAACGGCCTGCTGATGGAGACTGCGATGATACCGGCGTTCACGGTATTGCCGCGCCGCAGTGCAGAACAGCAGATGGAGGCTCTGGACCGTGCACAGCAACTCTACGCGAGCAACGGCTACACGACGGTCCAGGACGGCGCAACTTCGTCCGAGACACTCGCGCTGCTCGATACGGCAGCAGAGCGCGGCGCGTTATGGCTCGATGTGGTCACGTTGCCCGCCGTAATGCGTGCCGACGATCTGGACCAGGCACTCGCTGCACCGTTCGGTCGCTACCAGGGCAGACACAAGCGCGGCGGGATCAAGGTGATTTCCGACGGTTCCCCGCAGGGGCGCACCGCATGGTTCACTCACCCGATGCACGTACCCGGACCGGGCGGTGAAGCCGGGTGGTCCGGAGTCGCGTTCATCCCGGAAGCCGACTACGACGCGATCCTCGCGCGCGTGCTCGCAGCCGGCGTGCCGCTGTGGACGCACGCCAACGGTGACGCTGCGATCGACATGGTGATCCGCGCCCACGAACGCGCCGGCGTCAGGCAGGGCGACGATCGCCGTCACGTGGTCGTGCACTCGCAGTTCGTACGCCCTGATCAGCTCGACGCCTACCAGCGCCTCGGGCTGGCTGCCAGCTTCTTCAGCAACCATGCCTTCTACTGGGGAGACGTGCATCTGCGCAATCTGGGTCCGGAGCGTGCCGATCAGCTGAGCCCGATGCGCAGTGCGCACGCGCGCGGCATCCGCTACAGCAACCACAGTGATTACTCTGTCACCCCGCTCGATCCCGCCATGATGCTCTGGACTGCCGTGAATCGCCTCACGCGCAGCGGTGTCGTGCTCGGACCCGAAGAACGCGTCCCCGTGCAGCGCGCACTGGAAGCGCTGACGATCGACGCTGCCTGGATCTATCGCGAGGAGGCCGAGAAGGGAACCCTGTCGGTCGGCAAGCGTGCCGACTTCACGATCCTGGACCGGAACCCGTTGACGATCGACGCACAACGCCTGCGCGAACTGCGTGTCGTCGCGACCGTCAAGGACGGCCGCATGGTCTGGGGGACACTCGAGGCGGACGGCGCTACGGCGGCGGTGGACCACTAG
- a CDS encoding DUF2242 domain-containing protein: MKNAAKIHLLLSVVLSLAGCSTQEVYTRESFSADSPFRLKVDEGFAIACESARRSLLGQGYLIDFANAEQVKGHKAYRVEGKANTFIEMNLVCVADAVGSTLYATGVLSTYDLKKSSNPASVGLTGVGSISLPIGQSVDSLVKVAEETIGDKHFYRRFFAAVEHTLGEMRAYAPSTDAGATVTAAPAEEAPLSVTTEEQDPAVPVAPAPPPATDAAAPAVTSLPPGAQPMPAVEPDPIPGASPDAPVPSALEPSASHEAVPALPPDAAPATADIDPVPPPDEPAPADIGPVPPPDEPAPADIGPVPSPDEPAPADIDPVPPPDEPATASGPPPP, encoded by the coding sequence ATGAAGAACGCTGCAAAAATCCATCTGCTCCTGTCGGTCGTCCTGTCGCTGGCCGGATGCAGCACGCAGGAGGTCTATACGCGTGAGAGCTTCTCGGCCGACAGCCCGTTCCGGCTCAAGGTCGATGAGGGATTCGCGATCGCCTGCGAAAGTGCGCGCCGCTCGCTGCTCGGTCAGGGATATCTGATCGACTTCGCGAACGCGGAGCAGGTCAAGGGGCACAAGGCGTACCGGGTCGAAGGCAAGGCGAACACCTTCATCGAAATGAACCTGGTCTGTGTTGCGGACGCCGTGGGCAGCACCTTGTACGCAACCGGTGTGCTGAGCACCTACGACCTCAAGAAAAGCAGCAATCCTGCCAGCGTGGGGCTGACCGGCGTTGGCAGCATCTCGCTGCCGATCGGACAGAGCGTCGATTCGCTGGTCAAGGTCGCCGAGGAGACGATCGGCGACAAGCACTTCTACCGACGCTTCTTTGCTGCTGTCGAGCACACGCTGGGCGAGATGCGCGCGTACGCCCCGAGTACCGACGCGGGAGCGACGGTGACGGCAGCGCCTGCGGAAGAGGCGCCGTTGTCGGTGACTACGGAAGAACAGGACCCCGCTGTGCCGGTGGCACCGGCGCCACCACCGGCAACAGATGCAGCAGCTCCTGCTGTGACCTCGCTGCCGCCCGGTGCGCAGCCCATGCCGGCCGTGGAGCCAGACCCGATTCCTGGTGCATCGCCAGATGCTCCCGTACCGTCTGCGCTCGAGCCGTCAGCATCCCACGAGGCAGTCCCGGCTCTGCCGCCGGATGCTGCGCCGGCAACGGCGGACATCGATCCGGTACCGCCCCCGGACGAGCCGGCACCGGCGGACATCGGTCCGGTACCGCCCCCGGACGAGCCGGCACCGGCGGACATCGGTCCGGTACCGTCCCCGGACGAGCCGGCACCGGCGGACATCGATCCGGTACCGCCCCCGGACGAGCCGGCAACGGCTAGTGGTCCACCGCCGCCGTAG
- a CDS encoding efflux RND transporter periplasmic adaptor subunit produces MSAARTLTLVLAVLVGACTERDTEVASPAAVGARAVTTPQQVPAERAGSTRLRARITASGSIAARQVTELAAEVSGPLLAIFVDVGSSVDKGAELFRVDPGPYQMALAEARAALALAHAEAQQAAQEEARLGSLFESRSVSKQHYEQARTQTAVARARVTQMEARTARAARDLERTLVRAPYAGSIVARLAHEGAMAGSAPILVLQESGALEAIVNVPEVTPIPVRVGDPVELFVEALDRPLASRIERVSDRIDPATRTYEVRCPVPDVTRTVKSGAYVRAELSPTRPQPRPVVGLDALLSRDGGSFVLRIDDGVVTPVAVRVGVIDGQQAEILDGIVAGDVVVSGESVRRLGAGQRVEPVFDTAALPARVAAGDSGASSP; encoded by the coding sequence GTGAGTGCGGCGAGAACGTTGACACTGGTACTTGCGGTACTGGTGGGCGCGTGCACGGAGCGCGATACGGAAGTCGCATCGCCTGCGGCTGTTGGTGCACGCGCCGTAACGACGCCACAGCAGGTTCCCGCCGAGCGCGCGGGCAGCACGCGCCTGCGCGCCCGCATCACGGCATCGGGGTCGATTGCAGCACGCCAGGTCACGGAACTCGCGGCCGAGGTATCCGGACCGCTGCTCGCGATATTCGTCGATGTGGGCAGCAGCGTGGACAAGGGTGCCGAGCTGTTTCGCGTCGACCCGGGCCCGTACCAGATGGCGCTGGCCGAAGCTCGTGCGGCACTGGCCCTGGCGCATGCCGAAGCGCAACAGGCCGCACAGGAGGAAGCGCGGCTGGGCTCGCTGTTCGAAAGCCGCTCGGTATCGAAGCAGCACTACGAACAGGCGCGCACACAGACCGCAGTTGCACGCGCACGCGTGACCCAGATGGAGGCGCGCACCGCACGGGCCGCGCGCGATCTGGAACGCACGCTGGTACGGGCGCCGTATGCCGGCAGCATCGTCGCGCGACTGGCCCACGAAGGGGCGATGGCCGGCAGCGCGCCCATCCTCGTGCTACAGGAAAGCGGTGCTCTCGAAGCCATCGTGAACGTCCCGGAAGTCACTCCCATACCGGTACGCGTCGGCGATCCGGTCGAGCTTTTCGTCGAGGCGCTGGACCGCCCGCTGGCAAGCCGCATCGAACGCGTCAGCGATCGCATCGATCCCGCGACGCGCACCTACGAGGTACGCTGCCCGGTCCCCGATGTCACGCGCACGGTGAAATCGGGCGCCTATGTGCGGGCTGAACTGTCGCCCACGCGCCCGCAGCCTCGCCCGGTGGTCGGCCTCGACGCGCTGCTGAGCCGCGACGGAGGGAGTTTCGTGCTGCGCATCGACGACGGCGTGGTGACTCCGGTGGCAGTACGCGTCGGCGTCATCGACGGACAGCAGGCAGAGATCCTCGACGGCATCGTCGCCGGCGACGTGGTCGTGAGCGGTGAATCCGTACGCCGGCTCGGTGCCGGCCAGCGCGTCGAACCGGTGTTCGACACGGCAGCGCTGCCCGCACGCGTGGCGGCCGGTGACTCCGGAGCATCCTCGCCATGA
- a CDS encoding efflux RND transporter permease subunit: MTLSEVSIRRPVFAAMLVLALVVFGYISMGRLEMQIDPDMDYPMITVLTELHGASPATVEREVTDLLEERINSLEGIRSLNSISSQGLSQVFVEFALDYDPDIKAQEVRDRVALARADLPTDVEDPLVQKFDINAQAFMNIVLGGAISLRELSDLARHEVKERLERIDGVGAVTIVGAREREIRIWLDPLRLGGYGLSIEDVAGTLRRENAELASGRIEGADREWSLTTQGKARNVAEFGELIVAERAGRVVRLRDVAVVEDGMAEARTIARLNGQPGVALEIQPQSGADVVRSARLLRREIDTIRQRLPAGVQIAIARDYAVMIEEQVREVFRDMLFAAALVVAVVLCFLRNVRSTFIAALAIPSSVIASFSLFLLFGLTINTMTLMALALAIGLVIDDAIVVLESIYRRIEAGEAAIPAAIQGTREVELAVIATTLAVCGVFVPIVFMRSSMGLYFYEFGVAVTAAVCVSTLVALTLTPMLASRLLGPRTAHVQPALPFRLLERALDALEYGYRRLLTAAVRHRLITLGIAAAAVLGGCGIASTLPVNLMTREDLSELEVNVKLAVGTPLSVTDSVTRRIEEALVNHPYVRDVFAASGDERQHKPNHARIQVRLIPKEQRAIPIRETFGEVRELLLAAIPEAEQISVGFQEYGDTGDDIADLTYSVLGPDLDQLERFSSALAARMKADPDFTDVRTSHESGSPQITLEVDRGRAADLGVSAATIGETLRTLFAGDEVGSYEEGGHRHDVRVQVAPQYRNDPAQIHLVRVRSARGELVPVTNVARVVQEQGPVEIRRNARTREIRVYANMAPGASLGTGAAKLQRWAKEIGITPPFTLEPGGYARTMEETGRDIAFAFTLALIAIYMILASLFDSLTHPLTIMTSAPLAFIGGFVALALSGLSMDMMAGIGLLVLMGLVMKNGILLVDYTTQLRTQGRSLEQAVLEAAPVRMRPVLMTSAALVIGMLPMVLSDAVGAEFRAPMGMITIGGLITSTLLTLVVVPVVYMVVDATSMRSRRAWSHLRGALASLPRRNRNPLHPRVSQGNERR, translated from the coding sequence ATGACGCTCTCGGAGGTTTCGATCCGCCGGCCGGTATTCGCTGCGATGCTGGTGCTCGCACTGGTCGTGTTCGGCTACATATCGATGGGCCGGCTCGAGATGCAGATCGATCCCGACATGGACTACCCGATGATCACCGTGCTGACCGAGTTGCACGGTGCGTCCCCGGCCACGGTCGAACGCGAGGTCACCGACCTCCTCGAGGAGCGGATCAACTCGCTCGAGGGAATCCGCAGCCTGAACTCGATCTCCTCCCAGGGGCTGTCGCAGGTGTTCGTCGAGTTCGCTCTCGATTACGACCCCGACATCAAGGCACAGGAAGTGCGTGACCGGGTCGCGCTGGCGCGCGCCGACCTGCCGACCGACGTCGAGGATCCGCTGGTACAGAAGTTCGATATCAACGCCCAGGCCTTCATGAACATCGTGCTCGGCGGAGCGATATCGCTGCGCGAGCTGTCCGATCTCGCCAGGCACGAGGTCAAGGAACGCCTCGAACGCATCGACGGCGTGGGTGCCGTGACGATCGTCGGCGCCCGCGAACGCGAAATCCGCATCTGGCTCGACCCGCTGCGCCTCGGAGGCTACGGCCTGTCGATAGAGGACGTGGCTGGCACGTTGCGGCGCGAGAACGCCGAACTCGCCAGCGGGCGCATCGAGGGTGCGGACCGCGAATGGTCGCTGACCACGCAGGGCAAGGCGCGCAACGTGGCGGAGTTCGGCGAGCTGATCGTCGCCGAACGCGCCGGTCGCGTGGTCAGATTGCGCGACGTGGCTGTCGTCGAGGACGGCATGGCCGAGGCACGCACCATCGCGCGGCTGAACGGGCAACCCGGGGTTGCACTGGAAATCCAGCCGCAAAGCGGTGCCGACGTAGTGCGCTCGGCACGCCTGCTGCGACGCGAGATCGACACGATCCGCCAACGGCTTCCCGCAGGCGTGCAGATCGCGATTGCCCGCGATTACGCCGTGATGATCGAGGAGCAGGTGCGCGAGGTGTTCCGCGACATGCTCTTCGCTGCAGCGCTGGTCGTCGCGGTGGTGCTGTGCTTCCTGCGCAACGTGCGCTCCACCTTCATCGCAGCGCTGGCAATTCCGTCCAGCGTGATCGCATCCTTTTCGCTGTTCCTGTTGTTCGGACTGACGATCAACACGATGACGTTGATGGCCCTTGCGCTCGCGATCGGACTGGTGATCGACGATGCCATCGTCGTGCTCGAAAGCATCTACCGGCGCATCGAAGCCGGCGAGGCAGCAATTCCGGCGGCAATTCAGGGTACACGCGAGGTAGAGCTGGCCGTGATCGCGACTACCCTGGCCGTGTGCGGCGTGTTCGTGCCGATCGTGTTCATGCGGAGTTCGATGGGGCTCTATTTCTACGAGTTCGGCGTTGCAGTCACCGCTGCGGTCTGCGTTTCCACGCTGGTTGCGCTCACCCTCACCCCGATGCTCGCTAGCCGTCTGCTCGGGCCTCGCACAGCGCATGTGCAGCCGGCACTGCCATTTCGCCTGCTCGAACGCGCGCTCGACGCACTCGAGTACGGCTATCGCAGGCTGCTCACCGCCGCCGTCCGGCATCGGCTGATCACCCTGGGGATTGCAGCTGCCGCAGTACTCGGGGGCTGCGGTATCGCCAGCACGCTGCCGGTCAATCTGATGACGCGCGAAGACCTCAGCGAACTGGAGGTGAACGTGAAGCTCGCTGTCGGCACGCCGCTCAGCGTGACCGACAGTGTCACGCGGCGCATCGAGGAAGCGCTCGTGAACCATCCCTATGTACGCGACGTGTTCGCGGCCTCCGGCGATGAGCGCCAGCACAAGCCGAACCATGCCCGCATCCAGGTGCGCCTGATTCCGAAGGAACAGCGTGCAATACCGATTCGCGAGACCTTCGGCGAGGTGCGCGAGCTGTTGCTGGCGGCAATCCCGGAGGCCGAACAGATCAGTGTCGGTTTCCAGGAATACGGAGACACCGGCGACGACATCGCCGATCTCACCTACAGCGTGCTCGGTCCGGACCTGGACCAGCTCGAGCGCTTCTCGAGCGCGCTGGCGGCGCGCATGAAGGCGGATCCAGACTTCACCGACGTGCGCACCTCGCACGAAAGTGGCAGCCCGCAGATCACACTGGAAGTCGACCGTGGCCGCGCAGCAGACCTCGGCGTCTCGGCCGCTACGATCGGCGAGACGCTGCGCACCCTGTTCGCCGGCGACGAGGTCGGTTCCTACGAGGAAGGCGGCCACCGTCACGACGTGCGCGTCCAGGTCGCGCCGCAGTACCGCAATGATCCGGCGCAGATCCACCTGGTGCGAGTGCGTTCGGCACGCGGCGAACTGGTGCCGGTCACCAACGTCGCGCGCGTGGTGCAGGAACAGGGACCGGTGGAAATCCGCCGCAACGCACGTACGCGGGAAATCCGCGTCTACGCGAACATGGCGCCGGGCGCCAGCCTCGGCACTGGTGCCGCGAAGCTCCAGCGCTGGGCAAAGGAAATCGGCATCACGCCACCCTTCACTCTCGAACCAGGCGGCTATGCGCGCACCATGGAGGAAACGGGACGGGACATCGCGTTCGCGTTCACGCTGGCGTTGATCGCGATCTACATGATTCTGGCGTCACTGTTCGATTCACTGACGCACCCGCTGACGATCATGACCTCGGCACCGCTCGCGTTCATCGGCGGTTTCGTCGCCCTCGCACTCAGCGGGCTGTCGATGGACATGATGGCGGGAATCGGTCTGCTGGTGCTGATGGGGCTGGTGATGAAGAACGGCATCCTGCTCGTCGACTACACGACCCAGTTGCGCACCCAGGGTCGTTCGCTCGAACAGGCGGTGCTGGAAGCAGCACCGGTACGCATGCGCCCGGTGCTGATGACCTCGGCAGCACTGGTGATCGGCATGCTGCCAATGGTGCTGTCGGATGCGGTCGGAGCGGAATTCCGCGCACCGATGGGCATGATCACGATCGGAGGATTGATCACCTCGACGCTGCTGACGCTGGTCGTGGTGCCGGTGGTCTACATGGTGGTCGATGCCACGTCCATGCGCAGCCGCCGCGCGTGGTCGCACCTGCGCGGTGCACTGGCGTCGTTGCCAAGACGCAACCGGAACCCGCTGCACCCTCGGGTCAGCCAGGGAAATGAGCGCCGTTGA
- a CDS encoding AI-2E family transporter — translation MNGHDKTQAQTGVAEPGPLALAAPQIEAPAAAPVPEADADRRRLFRWFFFGVFAFLLYQLLLVLSLFSDAIIWAASLTLVCFPIHRFVAGHLEAQPNLAALSSTLAVLLLVLTPTLAITWVAVKQSAELYPTVRAWFLALQSADGVWFADLVPDFAQRNWARLQALLDSGGEWLAWDLDELMLARIHAASAQIANFGAGVARNVLLGFLNLLGILVLMFFCFRDGQRFLGWLFSIVPMPATHAESIAFRIYETVTAVIRGALLTAVMQGVLAVIGYQVAGVPLAVFFGVLTGLCAMIPVVGAGLVWAPIGVFVLVREPAWGVFVLAWGFFVVSLADNVLKPLLIGTRARMPILLIFCGIIGGVNVYGVTGLIIGPILMASLLAFVSIYREHYSPDHEPLAAGAEQPVPRVPAGSER, via the coding sequence ATGAACGGGCACGACAAAACGCAAGCGCAGACCGGCGTAGCGGAGCCGGGGCCGTTGGCGCTGGCCGCACCACAGATCGAGGCGCCGGCCGCGGCACCCGTGCCGGAGGCAGACGCCGATCGCCGCCGCCTGTTCCGCTGGTTCTTCTTTGGCGTGTTTGCGTTCCTGCTCTACCAGTTGCTGCTGGTCCTGTCGCTGTTCTCCGACGCGATCATCTGGGCCGCCTCGCTGACGCTGGTGTGCTTTCCCATCCACCGCTTCGTCGCCGGGCATCTGGAGGCGCAGCCCAACCTGGCTGCCCTGTCCAGCACGCTGGCCGTGCTGCTGCTGGTGCTGACGCCCACGCTCGCGATCACCTGGGTGGCCGTGAAGCAGTCGGCGGAACTGTATCCGACCGTGCGTGCGTGGTTCCTCGCGCTGCAGTCGGCCGACGGCGTGTGGTTCGCGGACCTGGTGCCTGATTTTGCGCAGCGCAACTGGGCGCGGCTGCAGGCGTTGCTCGACTCCGGGGGCGAATGGCTCGCGTGGGACCTGGACGAGCTGATGCTCGCGCGGATCCATGCGGCGAGTGCGCAGATCGCGAATTTCGGCGCCGGCGTCGCGCGCAACGTGCTGCTGGGATTCCTCAATCTGCTTGGCATCCTGGTGTTGATGTTCTTCTGCTTCCGCGACGGGCAGCGTTTCCTCGGCTGGCTGTTCTCGATCGTGCCGATGCCGGCCACGCACGCGGAGTCGATCGCGTTCAGGATCTACGAAACCGTGACGGCGGTGATCCGCGGCGCACTGCTCACCGCCGTGATGCAGGGCGTGCTGGCGGTGATCGGCTACCAGGTCGCCGGCGTACCGCTGGCGGTGTTCTTCGGCGTCCTGACCGGGCTGTGCGCGATGATCCCGGTGGTGGGTGCCGGACTCGTGTGGGCACCGATCGGCGTGTTCGTGCTGGTGCGTGAGCCGGCGTGGGGCGTGTTCGTGCTCGCCTGGGGTTTTTTCGTGGTCAGCCTGGCCGATAACGTGCTGAAGCCGCTGCTGATCGGTACCCGTGCGCGCATGCCGATCCTGCTGATCTTTTGCGGCATCATCGGTGGCGTGAACGTCTACGGAGTGACCGGACTGATCATCGGGCCGATCCTGATGGCCAGCCTGCTGGCCTTCGTCTCGATCTACCGTGAACACTATTCGCCGGATCACGAACCCCTTGCCGCCGGTGCCGAACAACCCGTGCCGCGTGTCCCGGCGGGCAGCGAACGGTGA
- the elbB gene encoding isoprenoid biosynthesis glyoxalase ElbB translates to MPRKLAIILSGCGVFDGSEIHEATLVMLRLDEAGIAYQCMAPNVEQMHVINHLNGEPMAETRNVLIESARLCRGDIVDLAEADPADYAAVILPGGFGAAKNLCNFAVAGTAMEVNQDVARFVTAMHAKRKPIGLICIAPAMAPRLIGNGVECTIGRDDDPAAAAIRNMGGMHRTCAVDRFTIDERNNLLSTPAYMLAGRISDAAAGITQLVTEIVRRI, encoded by the coding sequence ATGCCCCGGAAACTAGCCATCATCCTGTCCGGTTGCGGCGTCTTCGACGGCTCGGAAATCCATGAGGCCACGCTGGTGATGTTGCGCCTCGACGAAGCCGGCATCGCCTATCAGTGCATGGCACCGAACGTCGAGCAGATGCACGTGATCAACCACCTGAACGGCGAACCGATGGCAGAAACGCGCAATGTGCTGATCGAGTCGGCGCGCCTGTGTCGCGGCGACATCGTGGATCTGGCCGAGGCCGATCCGGCCGACTATGCCGCGGTGATCCTGCCCGGTGGCTTTGGTGCTGCGAAGAACCTGTGCAACTTTGCAGTGGCCGGCACCGCGATGGAAGTCAACCAGGACGTTGCACGCTTCGTCACTGCGATGCACGCGAAACGCAAACCGATCGGACTGATCTGCATTGCTCCTGCAATGGCGCCGCGCCTGATCGGCAACGGCGTCGAATGCACGATAGGGCGCGATGACGACCCCGCAGCCGCCGCGATCCGGAACATGGGTGGCATGCACCGGACCTGTGCGGTCGATCGCTTCACGATCGACGAACGCAACAATCTGCTCAGCACGCCCGCGTACATGCTGGCAGGGCGGATCAGCGATGCAGCCGCCGGGATCACGCAACTGGTCACGGAAATCGTGCGCCGCATATAG